The window ACTCGACCTTCGCCCGCGGCATGGCCATTCCCGGCGTCCCGGCTAAAAACTTTACCCAGATCCTGGAAAAGCTCTGGTGGAAGCTCGACAACGAGCTGACGACCGAGGACGTCTATTTTTCCGCCCTGGTGCCGCTGTTCGAATGCGTGCGCAACGGCGTGACCACCATCGTCGATCACCACGAGTCGCAGGGGCTGCAGATCGGCGTGCTCGACATCCTGCGCCAGGCGGTCGAACGGACGGGGATCCGCGCCGCCCTCTGCCTGGGCACCTCCGACCGCTATCACAAGGGCTGGGAAGGGGTGGTCGAGAACGCCCGTTTCCTCGACCAGCTGCGCCGCAAGCCCAGCCGGCTGGTGAGCGGCATGGTCGGCCTGCACGCCGCCTTCACCGTCAGCGACGAAACGCTGGCCGCCTCGGTCGCCGTGGCCGAGGAATACGGGGCCGGCCTTCACGTTCACTGCGCCGAGGACCTGGCCGATCAGAAGGATTCGCTGAAAAAATACGGCATGCGCGTGGTGCCGCGGCTGAAAAAATTCGCCGCCCTGGGCAAAAAGACCCTGCTCGTTCACGGCGTCCACATCGATGAAAAGGAGATGGAGCTCATCCGCGCCAGCAACAGCCGCGTGGTCCACAACCCCGAGAGCAATATGAACAACGCCGTCGGCTGCGCCGATGTCCTGCGCATGATGAAGAAGGGGATCACGGTCGGGCTCGGCAGCGACGGCATGTCGTCGGATATGCTCGCCCAGATGCGCTGCGCCTACCTGCTGCAGCGCCACGACCAGCGCGACCCGCGCCTCGCCTTCGCCGAAGCGCCGGCCATGCTGCTGGGCAACAACGCCGTTATCGCAGGCCAGCTGTTCGGCAAAAAATTGGGCAAGCTGGCGGTCGGTGCCCCGGCCGACATGGCCATTTTGGACTATGTGCCGCCGACGCCGCTCGCCGCTGACAATTTCCTCGGCCACCTGCTCTTCGGCATGGTCGACGCCGCCGTCGACACGGTCATCTGTGACGGCACGATCCTGCTGCGCAACAAAAAATTCGTCACCATCGACGAGGAGCGGATCTGCGCCCGCTCGCGCGAGCTGGCAGCGAAGTTCTGGAAGAGGATAGCCTCGGCCTGAGCCGAGTACTCCCATGTGCGAATACGCCTTCAACGAACACGTCAAGGAGTGGCCGGTCTGGCCCGGGGCGGACTATGATTTTTTTAAAAATTCCGGCATGCTGGACTTCCACCGCTCCCTGCCGGGCTATGCCCCCACGCCCTTGCGTGAACTCCCTTCCCTGGCCTTCCGTCTCGGTTTGGGCGCCATTTTCGTCAAGGACGAGTCGCAGCGCTTCGGCACCAAGGCCTTCAAAGCCCTGGGCGCCTCCTACGCCATCTACCGCTTTTTGAAAAAGCAGTGGCAAGCGCGTTTCCAGTCGCCCTTCACCCCGGCCGCTTTTCAGGACCGGGAGATCCTGGCCAAGCTGGGCTCCTTCACCTTCTGCGCCGCCACCGACGGCAACCACGGCCGGGCCGTGGCCTGGACGGCCAAGCAGCTCGGTCAGAAGGCGGTCATCTACATGCCGGCCGACTCGGTGCCGGCGCGGGTGGCGAGCATCCGCAGCGAGGGGGCCGCGGTGGTGCTGGTCGAACGGACGTTCGACGGTTGCGTCGAGCGCTGCGCCGCGGACGCGGCGGAAAACGGCTGGCAGGCCGTTTCCGACACCGCCTATCCCGGCTACCGCGAGATCCCGGGCTGGATACTCCTCGGCTACACCTCCATCTTCGCCGAGTTGGAGGGGATCCTGCACGAGCCCGACCGGGCCGACGTCGACGCCGTCATCCTGCCGGCCGGGGTCGGCGGGTTGGCCGCCGCCGGCGCCTTCTACTACGCGAAAAACTACGGGGCGAACCGGCCGTTCCTCGTCTGCGTCGAACCGCTCTCCTCGGACTGCTTCCTGGAGTCGGTGCGCTTCGGCAAGGGCAACGCCGTGCCCACGCGCGGCAAGCAGACCTCGATCATGGCCGGCCTGAACTGCGGCGTCCCCTCGCCGCTGGCCTGGCCGATCGTGCGCGACGTCTTCCATTTTTTCATCGCCATCGGCGACAAATACGCCGAGAACGCCATGCGCCGCTATTTTCACCCGCTGGGGACCGACCCGCGCATCGTCTCGGGCGAATCGGGCAGCTCCGGCCTGGCCGCCCTGCTGGCCATGACCGACAGCGACAAGCTGGCCGTCATCCGTTCGCGGCTGCCCCTGACTTCGACATCCAGGATCCTGCTGATCAACACCGAGGGGGATACCGACCCGGAGAACTTTCAGAAGATAGTCGCGACGAAATAGATGCAGTGTAGGGGCGGGTTTACTTGTCCCCGTCAGGGGAAAACCCGCCCGTACATAAATTACAAATCGCAAGCACTAAATTCCAAATAAATTCCAATTTCCAATGATTCAAACGAAGAAATAAAAAATTTTCTTCTGTAGGGGTTTGATTAATCAAACCCCTACAAGATCGTTCCTTATTTATCCTCTTTGTTTTGGTCATTGGATTTTGGTGTTAGTTAATTGGGGGAAAAAAAGGGCGGTTCGCCCCTAAGGGGACATACTTTCACTATGGTTTCAACCTAACTTGTTGAAATCATCTAGTGAAAGTATACCATCACTAGATGTTTTCAGCGACTTATGGATATAGCTGAAAACATAGTGATGGTAGACCAATCATATCCGTACCAACACTATAGGTTTTGTGGAGCCCGAAGGGCAACGAAACCTATCTAGTGTTGGTATTGTCTCACTAGATGATTTCAACGGATACGAAACTGGTTGAAATCATAGTGAGAGCAACCAGGATAGGCGGATGATTGGTGCTGCGAACCGCCCCTACACCCGGGCTTGCTTTTTTCTTCACCCTGAACCCTGGACCCTGTACCCTCAACCCTTTCCTATGCTAAACTACTCCCTTATGAAAAACACCATTGACCTGCACCTGCACACCCTTGTTTCCGACGGCACCTGCACCCCGATGGAAATGCTGGCTGCTGCCAAGGAATCGGGCTTAAGCAAAGTTTCTTTCACCGACCACGACGCCTTGGGCGCCTATCGTCATTTCGGCGATATGTTTGCCCATGCCGGGGGGCTCGGCATCGAGCTGGTCCCGGGGATTGAGCTGGACACCGATTACATGGGCAAGGAGATCCATCTTTTGGGGTACGCCTTCAACCTTGACGACGGTCCCCTGAACAGGCACCTGGACGCGACCCGGGAGCTCCGCAAAGAGAGGGTGACCCTGCAGCTGGCGATCATCAACCGCTTCTTCGGCCGCATGGTCGTGGACCCCAAGAACGTTTTTATCGAAAACCGCGACACCCTGATGAAACCCCACCTGGTCCACGCCATGCTGGAGCAGGGACTATTCTCCGACTACCGCGCCGCCGCCTACTGGGTCTCCCAGAACGCCCAGGTCGCGGTGGTCGTTCCCAAGCTGCCGCTGGCCGACGCCTTGGCCATGGTCCGCAATGCCGGCGGCGAAGCCGTCCTGGCCCATCCCGGCTACATCGCCCGCGAGACCGACGTCAGGCTCGAATCGATGCTCGCCGAACTAGTCCCCCTCGGCCTTTCCGGCCTCGAAGTCGACTACCCCTATCTCGGCACGTCGCCCGCCTTTGCCGACGTTGCGTCTGAAAAGGCGATGATCGAGCAGTTGCGCCGGCTGGCCAGGCGCTTCAAGCTCAAGGCGACGTTTCTTTGGCAGCCCTGCCGCTGTCTGCCAGCCGGCCCAGGACCTGGATGCGCGGATGGGTCAGGCCGCAGGCGCAGGGTTCGCAGCCGGCCAGCCTGACGAGGTCGCCAGTGCGGTAGCGGATCAGCGGCAGCGCCTCGCCGAAGGTGGTGACCACCAGCTCGCCCCGGGTATCCGGTGCAGTGGCGTCGAGGAAGATGGCGTCGGGGATGTAGCCCGGCTCGCTCCGCTCCCTGGCCAGTTCCCCGACCGGGATGATCTCAGCCACGCAGGTGTCCAGCCAGAAATGAATGCCCTGATGCACGGGACAATCGATGTTCATGCCGGGGTGCTCGACCGACAAGTAAAGGTCAAAGGCTTCAAGGCCGTAGGCTGCGACGATCCGCTCGCGGTGCGGTGCTAGCGCCTCGCCGAAGAAAATGCCTGTCTTCAGATTCGGCATGATCTCCCGGGGCTTGGCGGAGGGTTTGCCGGCGGCACTGGCGAAATGATCGGCCATGGCCAGCGCGTCGGACGGGCGGCAGAGCAGGATGTCGGGCTGGCGGCGCAGGGCGAATTCGGGCCAGTTGTTCTTCCCCAGCATGTACATGCTCGCCACGATGAACTCCAGCTTCAATTTGGTCGCCAGCATGTCGGCGAGCATCCAGCAGTAGGGGAGGGAGTTGGTTAACCTGGGGGCCAGGGGCGGCACGGCCAGCACCACGGCCTTGCTTTTGACCTTGACCACCCTGGCCAGGCGGTTGAGCAGCCCGAGGGTCAGTTCGA of the Candidatus Aminicenantes bacterium genome contains:
- the ssnA gene encoding putative aminohydrolase SsnA → MHNLVFNGTVVTPAKVIANGAILYGDGVIEAVGREKDVRARLARSHSGKAKVKTIDANNGIIMPGFINAHHHLYSTFARGMAIPGVPAKNFTQILEKLWWKLDNELTTEDVYFSALVPLFECVRNGVTTIVDHHESQGLQIGVLDILRQAVERTGIRAALCLGTSDRYHKGWEGVVENARFLDQLRRKPSRLVSGMVGLHAAFTVSDETLAASVAVAEEYGAGLHVHCAEDLADQKDSLKKYGMRVVPRLKKFAALGKKTLLVHGVHIDEKEMELIRASNSRVVHNPESNMNNAVGCADVLRMMKKGITVGLGSDGMSSDMLAQMRCAYLLQRHDQRDPRLAFAEAPAMLLGNNAVIAGQLFGKKLGKLAVGAPADMAILDYVPPTPLAADNFLGHLLFGMVDAAVDTVICDGTILLRNKKFVTIDEERICARSRELAAKFWKRIASA
- a CDS encoding diaminopropionate ammonia-lyase; the protein is MCEYAFNEHVKEWPVWPGADYDFFKNSGMLDFHRSLPGYAPTPLRELPSLAFRLGLGAIFVKDESQRFGTKAFKALGASYAIYRFLKKQWQARFQSPFTPAAFQDREILAKLGSFTFCAATDGNHGRAVAWTAKQLGQKAVIYMPADSVPARVASIRSEGAAVVLVERTFDGCVERCAADAAENGWQAVSDTAYPGYREIPGWILLGYTSIFAELEGILHEPDRADVDAVILPAGVGGLAAAGAFYYAKNYGANRPFLVCVEPLSSDCFLESVRFGKGNAVPTRGKQTSIMAGLNCGVPSPLAWPIVRDVFHFFIAIGDKYAENAMRRYFHPLGTDPRIVSGESGSSGLAALLAMTDSDKLAVIRSRLPLTSTSRILLINTEGDTDPENFQKIVATK
- a CDS encoding PHP domain-containing protein, yielding MKNTIDLHLHTLVSDGTCTPMEMLAAAKESGLSKVSFTDHDALGAYRHFGDMFAHAGGLGIELVPGIELDTDYMGKEIHLLGYAFNLDDGPLNRHLDATRELRKERVTLQLAIINRFFGRMVVDPKNVFIENRDTLMKPHLVHAMLEQGLFSDYRAAAYWVSQNAQVAVVVPKLPLADALAMVRNAGGEAVLAHPGYIARETDVRLESMLAELVPLGLSGLEVDYPYLGTSPAFADVASEKAMIEQLRRLARRFKLKATFLWQPCRCLPAGPGPGCADGSGRRRRVRSRPA